In Rattus norvegicus strain BN/NHsdMcwi chromosome 1, GRCr8, whole genome shotgun sequence, a genomic segment contains:
- the Ranbp6 gene encoding ran-binding protein 6, with translation MAAAGSAGLPATISDKQEFYQLLKNLINPSCMVRRQAEEVYENIPGLCKTTFLLDAVRNRRAGYEVRQMAAALLRRLLSSGFEEVYPNLPSEVQRDVKIELILAVKLETHASMRKKLCDIFAVLARNLIDENGTNHWPEGLKFLIDSIHSKNVVLWEVALHVFWHFPGIFGNQDRHDLDIIKRLLDQCIQDQEHPAIRTLSARAAAAFVLANENNIALFKDFADLLPGILQAVNDSCYQDDDSVLESLVEIADTVPKYLGPYLEDTLQLSLKLCGDSRLSNLQRQLALEVIVTLSETATPMLKKHTNIIAQAVPHILAMMVDLQDDDDWVNADEMEEDDFDSNAVAAESALDRLACGLGGKVVLPMTKEHIMQMLQSHDWKCRHAGLMALSAIGEGCHQQMEPILDETVNSVLLFLQDPHPRVRAAACTTLGQMATDFAPSFQKKFHEIVITALLRTMENQGNQRVQSQAASALVIFIEDCPKSLLILYLENMVKSLQSILVIKLQELIRNGTKLALEQLVTTIASVADVIEENFIPYYDIFMPSLKHVVELAVQKELKLLRGKTIECISHVGLAVGKEKFMQDASNVMQILLKTQSDLNNMEEDDPQTSYMVSAWARMCKILGKDFEQYLPLVIEPLIKTASAKPDVALLDTQDVENMSDDEGWQFVNLGDQQSFGIKTSGLEAKATACQMLVYYAKELREGFVEYTEQVVKMMVPLLKFYFHDNVRMAAAEAMPFLLECARIRGSEYLSQMWQFICDPLIKAIGTEPDTDVLSEIMNSFAKSIEVMGDGCLNDEHLEELGGILKAKLEGHFKNQELRQVKRQEENYDQQVEMSLQDEDECDVYILTKVSDILHSLFSTYKEKILPWFEQLLPLIVNLICSSRPWPDRQWGLCIFDDIIEHCSPTSFKYVEYFRWPMLLNMRDNNPEVRQAAAYGLGVMAQFGGDDYRSLCSEAVPLLVKVIKCANSKTKKNVIATENCISAIGKIMKFKPNCVNVDEVLPHWLSWLPLHEDKEEAIQTLNFLCDLIESNHPVVIGPNNSNLPKIISIIAEGKINETISLEDPCAKRLANVVRQIQTSEELWLECTSQLDDEQQEALQELLSSA, from the coding sequence ATGGCGGCGGCCGGGTCTGCAGGGTTGCCGGCGACCATATCGGATAAGCAGGAGTTTTACCAGCTTCTGAAGAACCTGATCAATCCAAGCTGTATGGTGCGGAGGCAAGCCGAGGAGGTCTATGAGAATATCCCAGGTCTGTGTAAGACTACATTCCTCTTAGATGCCGTCCGAAATAGAAGAGCAGGTTATGAGGTGAGACAAATGGCTGCCGCACTGCTACGACGGCTTTTGTCCTCTGGGTTTGAGGAGGTCTATCCAAATCTACCTTCTGAAGTGCAGAGGGATGTCAAGATTGAACTGATATTGGCCGTTAAGTTAGAAACACATGCTAGCATGAGGAAAAAGCTTTGTGATATTTTTGCGGTGCTGGCCAGGAATTTGATAGATGAGAATGGCACTAACCATTGGCCAGAAGGTCTGAAATTCCTCATTGATTCGATCCACTCTAAAAATGTGGTTCTGTGGGAAGTTGCACTTCACGTTTTCTGGCACTTTCCTGGGATTTTTGGGAACCAAGATCGTCACGACTTGGATATCATCAAGAGGTTGTTGGACCAGTGTATTCAAGATCAAGAGCATCCAGCCATCAGGACATTATCTGCTAGAGCTGCGGCTGCGTTTGTCCTTGCTAATGAAAACAATATTGCTCTTTTCAAAGACTTTGCAGATTTGCTTCCTGGAATCTTACAGGCTGTGAATGATTCCTGCTACCAGGATGATGATTCCGTGCTAGAATCCCTTGTTGAGATTGCAGATACTGTACCTAAGTACTTGGGTCCCTATTTAGAAGATACTCTGCAGTTGAGCCTGAAGTTATGTGGAGACTCTAGGCTTAGCAATCTGCAACGCCAGCTGGCTTTGGAAGTAATAGTGACCTTATCGGAAACTGCGACTCCGATGTTGAAAAAGCATACGAATATTATCGCACAGGCTGTGCCTCATATATTAGCAATGATGGTTGATCTTCAAGATGACGATGACTGGGTAAATGCTGATGAAATGGAAGAAGATGATTTTGACAGCAACGCCGTTGCTGCTGAGAGCGCCCTAGACAGACTGGCTTGTGGACTTGGTGGAAAAGTAGTTTTGCCGATGACCAAGGAGCATATCATGCAAATGCTTCAGAGCCATGACTGGAAATGTCGACATGCCGGATTAATGGCCTTATCAGCCATCGGAGAAGGTTGCCATCAGCAAATGGAACCAATTCTAGATGAAACGGTTAACTCggttttgctttttcttcagGATCCTCATCCAAGGGTAAGGGCTGCTGCCTGTACTACACTTGGACAGATGGCTACAGATTTTGCACCTAGTTTCCAAAAGAAATTCCATGAAATAGTGATTACAGCTTTGTTGCGAACCATGGAAAACCAAGGTAATCAGCGTGTGCAATCTCAGGCCGCTTCtgctcttgttatttttattgaagactgCCCCAAATCATTGCTAATCCTATATTTGGAAAATATGGTAAAAAGTCTCCAATCCATCTTGGTAATTAAACTTCAAGAGCTGATTCGGAATGGAACCAAGTTGGCCTTAGAACAACTCGTGACAACCATTGCCTCGGTGGCagatgtaatagaagaaaactttattCCATATTATGATATATTTATGCCCTCACTCAAACACGTTGTTGAGCTCGCTGTTCAAAAGGAACTTAAGCTTCTTCGAGGAAAAACTATTGAGTGCATTAGCCATGTTGGACTGGCTGTGGGGAAGGAAAAATTTATGCAAGATGCATCGAATGTGATGCAGATACTGTTGAAGACACAATCAGACTTAAATAACATGGAAGAAGACGACCCTCAGACTTCTTACATGGTTTCAGCGTGGGCCAGAATGTGTAAGATCCTTGGAAAAGACTTTGAACAATATCTCCCGCTGGTTATTGAGCCTCTTATCAAGACTGCTTCAGCTAAGCCTGATGTCGCACTCTTAGACACACAGGATGTGGAGAACATGAGTGATGACGAGGGCTGGCAGTTTGTAAACCTCGGAGACCAGCAAAGCTTTGGCATTAAAACTTCAGGACTTGAAGCAAAAGCAACTGCTTGCCAGATGTTGGTTTACTATGCTAAGGAGTTAAGAGAAGGATTTGTGGAATACACAGAGCAAGTTGTGAAGATGATGGTTCCTCTGCTGAAGTTTTATTTTCATGACAATGTTCGCATGGCAGCAGCAGAAGCCATGCCCTTTCTCTTAGAATGTGCAAGAATTCGTGGCTCAGAGTATCTTTCACAGATGTGGCAGTTTATATGTGATCCCTTAATCAAGGCGATTGGAACCGAACCCGACACAGATGTGCTCTCAgaaataatgaattcttttgcCAAGTCCATTGAGGTAATGGGAGATGGTTGTCTCAACGATGAACACTTGGAAGAGCTGGGAGGAATTTTGAAGGCAAAACTTGAAGGGCACTTTAAAAACCAAGAGTTACGGCAAGTAAAAAGGCAAGAAGAAAATTATGACCAGCAGGTTGAAATGTCTCTTCAAGATGAGGATGAATGTGATGTTTACATTCTGACCAAAGTATCAGATATTTTGCACTCATTATTTAGTACTTACAAGGAAAAAATTTTGCCATGGTTTGAACAGCTACTCCCATTAATTGTAAATCTAATTTGTTCAAGTAGGCCATGGCCAGACAGACAGTGGGGACTATGCATATTTGATGACATCATAGAGCACTGCAGTCCAACCTCATTCAAATATGTCGAGTATTTTCGGTGGCCAATGCTACTCAATATGCGAGACAACAACCCTGAAGTCAGGCAAGCTGCTGCCTATGGACTGGGAGTTATGGCACAGTTTGGTGGAGATGATTATCGTTCTTTGTGTTCAGAAGCCGTCCCACTCTTGGTAAAAGTTATTAAGTGTGCAAattccaaaaccaaaaaaaatgtgATTGCTACAGAGAACTGCATCTCAGCAATCGGAAAGATTATGAAGTTTAAGCCCAACTGTGTAAACGTGGATGAAGTTCTCCCACACTGGCTATCATGGCTTCCGCTGCATGAAGATAAAGAAGAAGCTATTCAGACTTTGAATTTTCTCTGTGACCTAATTGAAAGTAACCACCCAGTTGTAATTGGTCCGAATAATTCCAATCTTCCCAAAATCATCAGTATAATTGCAGAAGGAAAAATTAATGAAACTATTAGCCTTGAAGATCCCTGTGCCAAACGCCTAGCTAACGTTGTCCGTCAGATACAGACTTCTGAAGAATTGTGGTTGGAATGCACATCCCAACTGGATGATGAACAGCAGGAAGCTTTACAAGAGTTACTCAGTTCTGCTTGA
- the Ranbp6 gene encoding ran-binding protein 6 isoform X1: MAAAGSAGLPATISDKQEFYQLLKNLINPSCMVRRQAEEVYENIPGSSSKGKGCCLYYTWTDGYRFCT, from the exons ATGGCGGCGGCCGGGTCTGCAGGGTTGCCGGCGACCATATCGGATAAGCAGGAGTTTTACCAGCTTCTGAAGAACCTGATCAATCCAAGCTGTATGGTGCGGAGGCAAGCCGAGGAGGTCTATGAGAATATCCCAG GATCCTCATCCAAGGGTAAGGGCTGCTGCCTGTACTACACTTGGACAGATGGCTACAGATTTTGCACCTAG